Proteins from one Blattabacterium cuenoti genomic window:
- the serS gene encoding serine--tRNA ligase — MLRTSFIRENREKVLLGLKKRNFQEIHLIDEILILDGKKKIVQNVLNKILERENLISKKIGKIINSGEKTQIEFLKERSLFLKREKNNVNIKLQKIIKILEKKLNQIPNIPNDKIGNNFEKNDILFQEGKMNCNIETPLPHWELSKKFCLFDSNLGTQISAPGFSVCMGKGAKLQRSLIQFFLDKNIQASYKEYSLPYLINEKSGYSTGQIPDKENQMYFIERDNLYLIPTGEIPIMNCYRDKIFTDIDLPIKATTHTSCFRREAGSYGSKVRGLNRLHQFEKVEIIQITTQESSNISLEEMILHVKSILKSLNLPFRLIRLNAPDLGFSSSMTYDFEVYSIAQKKWLEVSSISNCNDFQSNRLNIKYRTLKGKMKYCHTLNGSSLALPRIMAALLENNQTKNKINIPKVLVPYTEFDHIK; from the coding sequence ATGCTGAGAACTTCTTTTATACGAGAAAATAGAGAAAAAGTTTTATTAGGATTGAAAAAAAGAAATTTTCAAGAAATACATCTGATAGATGAAATATTAATTTTAGACGGAAAAAAAAAAATAGTTCAAAATGTACTGAACAAAATATTAGAAAGAGAAAATTTAATATCCAAAAAAATAGGAAAAATTATAAATTCTGGTGAAAAAACTCAAATAGAATTTTTGAAAGAAAGATCTCTCTTTTTAAAGAGAGAAAAAAATAATGTAAATATTAAGTTACAAAAAATTATAAAAATTTTAGAAAAAAAATTAAACCAAATTCCTAACATTCCTAATGATAAAATAGGAAATAATTTTGAAAAAAACGATATTCTTTTTCAAGAAGGAAAGATGAATTGTAATATTGAAACTCCACTTCCACATTGGGAATTGTCTAAAAAGTTTTGTTTATTTGACTCAAATTTAGGTACACAAATAAGTGCTCCTGGTTTTTCAGTTTGTATGGGAAAAGGAGCAAAATTACAAAGAAGTTTAATTCAATTTTTTTTAGATAAAAACATCCAAGCTTCATATAAAGAATACAGTCTCCCTTATCTTATAAATGAAAAATCTGGATATTCTACAGGACAAATTCCAGATAAAGAAAATCAAATGTATTTCATAGAGAGAGATAATCTTTATTTAATTCCTACCGGAGAAATTCCTATTATGAATTGTTATAGAGATAAAATATTCACAGATATAGATCTTCCTATTAAAGCTACTACTCATACTTCTTGTTTTAGAAGAGAAGCAGGGTCTTATGGATCTAAAGTTAGAGGGTTGAATAGGTTGCATCAATTTGAAAAAGTGGAAATCATTCAAATCACTACACAAGAATCATCAAATATTTCTTTAGAAGAAATGATTTTGCATGTTAAAAGTATTTTAAAATCTTTAAATTTGCCATTTCGTCTAATTCGTTTAAATGCTCCTGATCTTGGATTTTCTTCTTCTATGACTTATGATTTTGAGGTTTATTCTATAGCACAAAAAAAATGGTTAGAAGTAAGTTCTATATCTAACTGTAATGATTTTCAATCTAATAGATTAAATATTAAATACAGAACTCTTAAAGGAAAAATGAAATACTGTCATACTCTTAATGGTAGTTCTTTAGCTTTACCAAGAATTATGGCTGCTCTATTAGAAAATAACCAAACTAAAAATAAAATTAACATTCCTAAAGTTTTGGTTCCTTATACCGAATTTGATCATATAAAGTAA
- a CDS encoding valine--tRNA ligase, which translates to MDISDISIKYDPESVEKKRYHYWMKGNYFSSYPDSRIPYTIIMPPPNITGALHIGHMLNNTIQDILVRHARMKGYNACWIPGTDHASIATEAKVVNQLKKQGLSKFLLGREKFLHYVLEWSEKHQNIIFNQLKKLGCSCDWNRAQFTMSKKLSKSVSKIFIDLYKHGYIYRGYHIVNWDPEARTTLSDEEVIYKERNSKLCYLKYQIKGEENYVIVATTRPETIFGDTALCFHPCDSRYFHLKGKFAKIPIINRYIPIIQDPYVDKNFGTGCLKITPAHDIHDKNIADKHKLDVIDIFNEDASLNEKALHYKGMNRFEVRKKIIEELKELESLVKIEKYSHKIGFSERTLSVVEQKLSLQWFLRMKEISIPAIEAVKNGDIQFYPKKLNKIYFQWMNQIRDWNISRQLWWGHRLPVYYYGEKPNEFVVAENLEVALKEARKKSKNSYLSCEKIWQDTDVLDTWFSSWLFPLSVFDGICHPNNKEICYYYPTENIVTGSDILFFWVARMIMAGFLFQKKKPFKKVFFTGIIRDSNNKKISKSLNNSPNSIDLINQYGADAVRIGLILKTSAGQDFHFEEKICLQGRNFSNKIWNAFRLIKSWKVQKNKNIPNSSIIVIKWLKNRFYYILEIFEKHFQEYKFDESLMVLYKFIWCDFCSYFLEVIKPTHECKYISKIEYLNVVKFFEKILKLLHPYMPFLSEEIWNLFKKRNPKEALIISSWPKKKSYDYKMLASFEKVTKIISKIRNIRNSNNISYKRSLILFSPIKKEKKEYDPIILKLANLSEIIYVLKKPKNISKLFSFFLDTDQFFLSLTDPENYLNISRNLDILNIKKKIQYFYNFLSSIRKNLSNDKYVISVSENVLLKEKKKESDTLKKIYKLEKYLEFLKKDKN; encoded by the coding sequence ATGGATATTTCGGATATTTCAATTAAATATGACCCTGAATCTGTAGAGAAAAAAAGATATCATTATTGGATGAAAGGAAATTATTTCTCATCTTATCCAGATAGTAGAATTCCTTATACAATAATTATGCCTCCTCCAAATATTACTGGTGCTCTCCACATAGGACATATGTTGAATAATACCATTCAAGATATTTTGGTTAGACATGCTAGAATGAAAGGGTATAACGCATGTTGGATTCCTGGAACTGATCACGCATCTATTGCAACAGAAGCTAAAGTAGTTAATCAATTAAAAAAACAAGGTTTATCCAAGTTTCTTTTAGGAAGAGAAAAATTTTTGCATTATGTTCTTGAATGGTCAGAAAAACATCAAAATATTATCTTTAATCAACTTAAAAAGTTGGGGTGTTCGTGTGATTGGAATCGTGCTCAATTTACAATGAGCAAAAAATTGTCGAAATCTGTTTCAAAAATTTTTATAGATTTATATAAACATGGATATATATACAGAGGATATCATATTGTTAATTGGGATCCAGAAGCTAGAACTACTCTTTCGGATGAGGAAGTTATTTATAAAGAACGTAATAGTAAGCTTTGTTATTTAAAGTATCAAATAAAAGGAGAGGAAAATTATGTAATTGTAGCAACAACTCGTCCTGAAACAATATTTGGAGATACGGCTCTTTGTTTTCATCCATGTGATTCACGTTATTTTCATTTAAAAGGAAAATTTGCAAAAATTCCAATAATTAATAGATATATTCCCATTATACAAGATCCTTATGTAGATAAAAATTTCGGTACAGGATGTTTAAAAATTACTCCAGCTCATGATATACATGATAAGAATATAGCGGATAAACATAAATTAGACGTAATTGACATTTTTAATGAAGATGCTTCCTTAAACGAAAAAGCTCTTCATTATAAAGGGATGAATCGATTTGAAGTCAGAAAGAAAATTATTGAAGAATTAAAAGAATTAGAATCTTTAGTAAAGATAGAAAAATATAGTCATAAAATAGGTTTTTCAGAAAGAACTTTATCAGTAGTAGAACAAAAATTATCTCTTCAATGGTTTCTTAGAATGAAGGAAATATCTATTCCCGCTATAGAAGCAGTAAAGAATGGAGATATTCAATTTTATCCAAAAAAATTAAATAAAATTTATTTTCAGTGGATGAATCAGATCCGTGATTGGAATATTTCTAGACAATTATGGTGGGGACATCGTCTTCCTGTCTATTACTATGGAGAAAAACCTAATGAATTTGTAGTTGCAGAAAATTTAGAGGTAGCTTTGAAAGAAGCAAGAAAAAAAAGTAAAAATTCATATTTAAGTTGTGAAAAAATATGGCAAGATACCGATGTTTTAGATACTTGGTTTTCTTCTTGGTTATTTCCATTATCTGTTTTTGATGGTATTTGTCATCCTAATAATAAAGAAATTTGTTATTACTATCCAACTGAAAATATCGTAACAGGATCAGATATATTATTTTTTTGGGTAGCTCGTATGATTATGGCAGGATTCCTTTTTCAAAAGAAAAAACCCTTTAAAAAAGTTTTTTTTACAGGAATTATTAGAGATTCTAATAATAAAAAAATATCAAAATCATTGAATAATTCTCCAAACTCTATAGATTTAATTAATCAATATGGGGCCGATGCTGTACGCATAGGTTTGATACTAAAAACTAGTGCAGGACAAGATTTTCATTTTGAGGAAAAAATATGTTTACAAGGAAGAAATTTTTCCAACAAAATTTGGAATGCTTTTCGTTTAATAAAAAGTTGGAAAGTACAGAAAAATAAGAATATACCTAATTCTTCTATAATCGTTATTAAATGGTTAAAAAATCGTTTTTATTATATTTTGGAAATTTTTGAAAAACATTTTCAAGAATATAAATTTGATGAATCATTAATGGTTTTATATAAATTTATTTGGTGTGATTTTTGCTCTTACTTTCTTGAAGTCATTAAACCTACTCATGAATGTAAATATATTTCAAAAATAGAATACTTAAACGTTGTGAAATTTTTTGAAAAAATATTGAAATTATTACATCCATATATGCCTTTTTTATCCGAAGAAATTTGGAATCTTTTTAAGAAAAGGAACCCGAAAGAAGCTTTGATTATTTCTTCTTGGCCTAAGAAAAAAAGTTACGATTATAAAATGTTAGCTTCTTTTGAAAAAGTCACTAAAATAATATCTAAAATACGTAATATTAGAAATAGTAATAATATTTCTTATAAAAGAAGTCTTATATTATTTTCTCCGATAAAAAAAGAAAAAAAAGAATACGATCCTATTATATTAAAATTGGCTAATTTATCGGAAATTATTTACGTATTAAAAAAACCGAAGAATATATCAAAATTATTTTCTTTTTTTTTAGATACGGATCAGTTTTT
- a CDS encoding pyruvate dehydrogenase complex E1 component subunit beta, translating into MKEKTFREVIAEAMSEEMRRDDSIFLMGEEVAQYNGAYKASKGMLEEFGSKRVIDTPISELGFSGIGIGSAINGCRPIIEFMTFNFSLVAMDQIINNASKIRYMSGGQWNIPIVFRGPTGSAGQLGATHSQSFESWYASCPGLKVIIPCNPYDAKGLLKAAIRDNNPVIFMESEQMYGDKMMIPEKEYILPIGKVDIKKEGTDISLVSFGKIIKMALDIAKKLDNENISVEVIDLRTIRPLDYESIIFSVKKTNRLVILEESWPFSSIASEISYFIQKKAFDYLDAPIHRITLLDTPAPYAPNLIKDWFPNEKKIISGIKETLYLI; encoded by the coding sequence ATGAAAGAAAAGACTTTTCGTGAAGTTATAGCAGAAGCAATGAGTGAAGAAATGAGAAGAGATGATTCTATTTTTCTTATGGGAGAAGAAGTTGCCCAATATAATGGAGCTTATAAAGCATCTAAAGGAATGTTAGAGGAATTTGGATCAAAAAGAGTTATTGATACACCTATATCAGAATTAGGATTTTCTGGAATAGGTATAGGTTCTGCAATTAACGGATGTAGACCTATTATTGAATTTATGACTTTTAATTTTTCTTTAGTTGCCATGGATCAAATTATTAATAACGCATCAAAAATACGTTATATGAGTGGAGGCCAATGGAATATTCCAATTGTGTTTCGAGGTCCTACTGGTTCTGCAGGACAATTAGGAGCTACACATTCTCAATCTTTTGAAAGCTGGTATGCAAGTTGTCCAGGATTAAAAGTAATAATTCCATGTAATCCTTATGATGCAAAAGGTCTTTTAAAAGCAGCAATAAGAGATAATAATCCAGTAATTTTTATGGAATCTGAACAAATGTATGGAGATAAAATGATGATTCCAGAAAAAGAATATATTTTACCTATTGGAAAGGTAGATATAAAAAAAGAAGGAACTGACATAAGTTTAGTTTCTTTTGGAAAAATCATAAAAATGGCTTTAGATATAGCAAAAAAATTAGATAATGAAAATATTAGTGTAGAAGTTATAGATCTACGGACTATACGTCCTTTAGATTATGAATCTATAATTTTTTCTGTAAAAAAAACGAATCGATTAGTTATTTTGGAAGAATCATGGCCTTTTTCATCTATTGCTTCGGAAATTTCATATTTTATACAAAAAAAAGCATTTGATTATCTAGATGCACCTATTCATAGAATAACTTTGTTAGACACTCCAGCCCCTTATGCTCCAAACTTAATTAAAGATTGGTTTCCAAATGAAAAAAAGATAATAAGTGGAATAAAAGAAACTCTCTATTTAATTTAA
- the metF gene encoding methylenetetrahydrofolate reductase [NAD(P)H] — protein MKVIDHIYKAKKTLFSFEILPPLRGHDIKNIFSTLDPLMEFNPPFIDVTYHREEFLYVEKDNGLLERRKISRRPGTVGICAAIMNKYGVDAVPHLICGGFNKQMTENALIDLNFLGIDNVLVLRGDPLKSEKSFFAKKDGHKYAVELVKQVNDLNRGIYLDKTFIEQKESPLFDFCIGVAGYPEKHLEAPNIESDLFFLKKKVESGADYIVTQMFFDNKKYFSFVKKCRSEGISIPIIPGIKPISSKKQLNSLPSRFYLNIPNELVKEVEKAKDKKIVSHIGIEWSIHQSKELKNSGVEVIHYYTMDKPENIYKIVQALN, from the coding sequence ATGAAAGTGATTGATCATATATATAAAGCAAAAAAAACTTTATTTTCCTTTGAAATATTACCCCCTTTAAGGGGACATGATATTAAAAATATTTTTTCTACTTTAGATCCTCTAATGGAATTTAATCCGCCTTTTATTGATGTTACTTATCATAGAGAAGAATTTCTTTATGTAGAAAAGGATAATGGATTATTAGAAAGAAGAAAAATTTCAAGACGTCCAGGAACTGTAGGAATTTGTGCTGCTATCATGAATAAATATGGAGTAGATGCAGTTCCACATCTTATTTGTGGTGGATTTAATAAACAAATGACAGAAAATGCTTTAATAGATTTAAATTTTTTGGGAATAGATAATGTTTTAGTTCTTAGAGGAGATCCTTTAAAATCAGAAAAAAGTTTTTTTGCAAAAAAAGATGGACATAAATATGCAGTAGAACTCGTTAAGCAAGTTAACGATTTAAATAGAGGAATATACCTTGATAAAACTTTTATTGAACAGAAAGAGTCTCCATTATTTGATTTTTGCATTGGAGTAGCAGGATATCCAGAAAAACACTTAGAAGCTCCAAATATTGAAAGTGATTTATTTTTTTTGAAAAAAAAAGTAGAATCAGGAGCTGATTATATTGTAACTCAAATGTTTTTTGACAATAAAAAATATTTTTCTTTTGTAAAAAAATGTAGATCAGAAGGTATTTCTATTCCTATTATACCTGGAATCAAACCTATTTCTTCAAAAAAACAATTGAATAGTCTTCCCTCTCGTTTTTACTTAAATATTCCTAACGAATTGGTCAAAGAAGTTGAAAAAGCAAAAGATAAAAAAATTGTATCCCATATTGGAATCGAATGGTCTATTCATCAATCCAAAGAATTAAAAAATTCTGGAGTAGAAGTTATCCATTATTACACTATGGATAAACCAGAAAATATTTATAAAATCGTTCAAGCTTTAAATTAA
- a CDS encoding dihydrofolate reductase, which produces MTKIILIAAVSKNGFIGKNNQIMWNLPNDLKRFKNLTIGETVLMGRKTFESIGKTLPKRTNIILTKNRIDFIKSLSLQNKKNIKVFSSIKQIDYLNNKRIFIIGGEKIYASTIEKAQTIELTLVHKKFYGDAKFPKIDTKKWNKILEFFYKKDKYHSCNYSFIRFERKK; this is translated from the coding sequence ATGACAAAAATTATTTTAATTGCTGCTGTATCAAAAAACGGATTTATAGGAAAGAATAATCAGATAATGTGGAATTTACCTAATGATTTAAAACGTTTTAAAAATTTAACCATTGGAGAAACAGTTTTAATGGGAAGAAAAACTTTCGAATCCATTGGAAAAACACTTCCAAAAAGAACAAACATTATATTAACAAAAAATAGAATAGACTTCATAAAGTCATTATCATTACAAAACAAAAAAAACATAAAAGTTTTCTCATCCATTAAACAGATAGATTATTTAAATAATAAGAGAATATTTATTATAGGAGGAGAAAAAATATATGCTTCTACAATTGAAAAAGCACAAACTATAGAATTAACATTAGTTCATAAAAAATTTTATGGAGATGCAAAATTTCCTAAAATAGATACAAAAAAATGGAACAAAATATTAGAATTTTTTTACAAAAAAGACAAATACCATTCATGTAATTATAGTTTTATCAGATTTGAAAGAAAAAAATAA
- a CDS encoding bifunctional nuclease family protein gives MDEFIRLAIRGISLSQIQSGIYVLLLEEDSGRIKLPIIIESLQAQSIASALGKRDTSRSFTHDLFLTFAKVFHIRLKAVVIYKLVNGIFFSYILFELEKNIEGEKTDKIEHKIDSKTSDAVALAVRFQAPIYTTREIFDKAGIYFENGFPIDKENEYSEEGIENGEFIFFKEKSQQDLEKMTERDLNALLNHAVVNECYELAARIKKELDRR, from the coding sequence ATGGATGAATTCATTAGATTAGCTATACGGGGTATATCCTTGAGTCAAATACAATCTGGGATATATGTTTTATTGCTTGAAGAAGATTCTGGAAGAATAAAACTTCCTATTATCATAGAAAGTCTACAAGCTCAATCAATTGCTTCTGCTTTAGGAAAAAGAGATACATCTAGGTCTTTTACACATGATCTATTTCTTACTTTCGCAAAAGTTTTTCATATAAGATTAAAAGCAGTAGTAATATATAAACTAGTGAATGGAATATTTTTTTCTTACATCTTATTCGAATTGGAAAAAAACATAGAAGGAGAAAAAACAGATAAAATAGAGCATAAAATAGATTCAAAAACGTCAGATGCTGTAGCTTTGGCAGTAAGATTTCAAGCTCCTATTTATACCACCAGAGAAATTTTTGATAAAGCTGGTATTTATTTTGAAAATGGGTTTCCTATTGATAAAGAAAATGAATATTCTGAAGAAGGAATAGAAAATGGTGAATTTATTTTTTTTAAAGAAAAAAGTCAACAAGATTTGGAAAAAATGACTGAAAGAGATTTAAATGCCTTATTAAATCATGCGGTAGTCAATGAGTGTTATGAACTTGCAGCACGAATTAAAAAAGAATTAGATAGAAGATAA